From the Mycoplasmatota bacterium genome, one window contains:
- a CDS encoding DUF5011 domain-containing protein, whose product MNKNTFIVIIVLIFLSGCTMKDINEKPTIKGLNTINLTYEIGSPTPSWLDGITASDSEDGNLTEAINVDSVNVNMNKIGSYPVTYSVTDKSGNTTTEEVMVHIKDLRAPTIRGFSDLSIDVGSNTKPDWMNHVDAKDNYDGIITDYITIDDSQVDYTTPGYYKVYYNIMDSSYNLTQAEITLKVLGEEGSITKPIEIGSSSIISGADFSYGEYKIEITINSIKRGQEVETIIFDENEEHSIDKNSEYILTNMTIKLLDINETNNYYQTNGFSKWDDFKMVSIDGQTYNRIYSDNIQNKLEECSLNKGRSCSVNMINVVDKDKELLINYNTQWFSIPIETIENPWEHVTYGIGYGIDVVRSNYADSDGIKTCAGIYYLDWLDSLQFGKTNIRNDSKPITYTAYSYESLVNQLNGSYRFSNIVSEKDGLYITDKLNGFPEKEQYNQYKRNLYYALEQDIPRYSLSLPDYQTNLLPYEYLRPNFLSYLDKLSANQMSYNSFFNLFGTHVISNVIIGGRLEMYCMIQSNDEDANLKSKCSQISAIIEDETASSNPFEIDFTANRTILTTCRGGDTNFILDKADYLDWMNSFDNQSDENTYTLIAFGEDGLIPIWELLPPSYEHLKNTMEAKFIEYASNSSNIMKK is encoded by the coding sequence ATGAATAAAAATACATTTATTGTAATTATTGTACTCATTTTTCTTAGTGGATGCACAATGAAGGATATAAATGAAAAACCAACTATTAAAGGATTAAATACCATAAATTTAACTTATGAAATAGGAAGTCCAACACCCAGTTGGTTAGATGGGATAACTGCTAGTGATTCTGAAGATGGAAATTTAACAGAAGCAATTAATGTAGACTCTGTAAATGTTAATATGAACAAAATTGGAAGTTATCCAGTTACGTATTCTGTCACTGATAAATCAGGTAATACAACGACAGAAGAAGTAATGGTTCATATAAAGGATTTAAGAGCACCAACAATCCGTGGGTTCTCTGATTTATCAATCGATGTTGGTAGTAATACTAAACCTGATTGGATGAATCATGTGGATGCTAAAGATAATTATGATGGTATAATAACTGATTATATAACGATTGATGATTCACAGGTTGATTATACAACCCCAGGATATTATAAGGTTTATTATAATATAATGGATAGTAGTTATAATTTAACGCAAGCAGAGATAACTTTAAAAGTTCTCGGTGAAGAAGGAAGTATCACAAAACCTATTGAAATAGGAAGTAGTTCTATTATTTCTGGAGCAGATTTTTCATATGGAGAATATAAAATTGAAATCACGATTAATTCTATAAAAAGAGGTCAAGAAGTTGAAACCATTATCTTTGATGAAAATGAAGAACATTCGATTGATAAAAATAGTGAATACATTTTAACTAATATGACTATTAAGTTATTAGATATTAATGAAACTAATAATTATTATCAAACAAATGGCTTTTCTAAATGGGATGATTTTAAGATGGTTTCAATTGATGGTCAAACCTATAACCGTATTTATTCAGATAATATACAAAATAAATTAGAAGAGTGTTCATTAAATAAAGGACGCTCATGTTCTGTAAATATGATAAATGTAGTTGATAAAGATAAAGAGTTACTTATCAATTATAATACACAATGGTTTAGTATTCCGATAGAAACTATTGAAAATCCATGGGAACATGTAACCTATGGAATTGGATATGGAATAGATGTTGTTAGATCAAATTATGCTGACAGTGATGGGATAAAAACTTGTGCTGGTATATATTATTTAGATTGGTTAGATTCATTGCAGTTTGGAAAGACTAATATAAGAAATGATAGTAAACCGATAACTTATACTGCATATAGTTATGAGAGTCTCGTAAATCAATTGAATGGTTCTTATAGATTTTCTAATATTGTTTCAGAAAAAGATGGATTGTATATCACAGATAAATTAAATGGTTTTCCAGAAAAAGAACAGTATAATCAATATAAAAGAAATCTATACTACGCATTAGAACAGGATATTCCAAGATATTCACTTTCTTTACCAGATTATCAAACTAACCTGCTTCCATATGAATATTTAAGACCCAACTTTTTAAGCTATTTGGATAAATTGAGTGCAAATCAAATGAGTTATAATAGTTTTTTTAATTTATTTGGAACCCATGTCATCTCAAATGTTATAATTGGTGGAAGACTAGAGATGTATTGTATGATTCAATCAAATGATGAAGATGCAAATTTGAAATCAAAGTGTAGTCAAATTTCAGCTATAATAGAAGATGAGACAGCTTCTAGTAATCCATTTGAAATTGATTTTACTGCTAATAGGACTATATTAACAACATGTAGAGGCGGAGATACCAATTTTATTTTAGATAAAGCTGATTACCTTGATTGGATGAATTCATTTGATAATCAAAGTGATGAAAATACATATACCTTAATCGCATTTGGTGAGGATGGATTAATTCCAATATGGGAATTACTTCCTCCATCTTATGAGCATTTAAAAAACACTATGGAAGCCAAATTCATAGAATATGCATCAAATAGTAGTAATATCATGAAAAAATAA
- the ltrA gene encoding group II intron reverse transcriptase/maturase, with amino-acid sequence MENLLELILSNCNLNEAIARVVKNKGAAGIDGMNVEQGRLHFMKHGDEIKRAIRNRKYKPNPVRRVEIPKPDGGVRLLGIPTVIDRIIQQAINQVLSPIFEKQFSDSSFGFRPNRGCHMAIERSLMYLNDGYKVIVDTDLEKFFDKVNHDKLMQILSLTIKDSDLMSLIRKYLVSGIMINGVVIDSEEGTPQGGPLSPLLSNIMLNELDKELTKRGLRFVRYADDCNIYVKSIRAGQRVMESITNFIEKKLKLKVNQSKSKVDYYNKGIKFLGFGFYYNPRHRQVRIKVHPKSIKRIKEKIKKLTSRRWSISLDYRLLKIKQLITGWVNYYKVADMKWLLIKLDEQIRFRVRMCIWKAWKKIGKRFKSLRKLGASRQKAWEYANSRKSYARIAHSFILTTTITNKRLERRGLISMTEYYLSVR; translated from the coding sequence ATGGAAAATCTTCTAGAATTAATCTTAAGTAACTGCAATTTAAATGAAGCCATCGCTAGAGTAGTGAAGAATAAAGGTGCTGCTGGAATTGATGGGATGAATGTTGAACAAGGAAGATTACATTTTATGAAACATGGTGATGAAATTAAAAGAGCCATAAGAAATAGAAAGTATAAACCTAACCCCGTTAGGAGAGTAGAAATACCAAAACCTGATGGTGGGGTAAGACTACTAGGAATACCAACGGTTATAGATAGAATCATTCAACAAGCCATTAATCAAGTGCTATCACCAATTTTTGAGAAACAATTTAGTGACTCTAGTTTTGGATTTAGACCAAATCGAGGTTGTCATATGGCAATTGAGAGAAGTTTAATGTATTTAAATGATGGTTACAAAGTAATAGTTGATACGGATTTAGAGAAATTCTTTGATAAGGTTAACCATGATAAACTCATGCAAATATTATCTTTAACAATTAAAGATAGTGATTTAATGAGTTTGATAAGGAAATATCTAGTTAGTGGTATCATGATAAATGGAGTCGTAATAGATAGTGAGGAAGGAACACCACAAGGAGGACCATTAAGTCCATTATTATCAAATATCATGCTTAATGAACTAGATAAAGAGTTAACTAAAAGAGGATTAAGATTTGTACGATATGCCGATGACTGTAATATATATGTAAAAAGTATACGTGCAGGACAAAGAGTAATGGAGAGTATAACTAACTTTATTGAAAAGAAGTTAAAACTCAAAGTTAATCAGAGTAAAAGCAAAGTAGATTACTATAATAAAGGAATCAAATTTTTAGGCTTTGGCTTTTACTACAATCCCAGGCACAGACAAGTTAGAATCAAAGTACATCCAAAATCAATTAAAAGAATAAAAGAAAAGATTAAGAAATTAACATCTAGAAGATGGAGTATCAGTTTAGATTATCGGTTACTCAAAATAAAACAACTTATAACAGGTTGGGTTAATTATTATAAAGTAGCCGATATGAAATGGTTATTGATAAAATTAGATGAACAAATAAGATTTCGTGTAAGAATGTGTATTTGGAAAGCATGGAAAAAGATTGGGAAACGATTTAAATCCCTAAGGAAACTAGGCGCAAGTCGTCAAAAGGCTTGGGAATACGCAAACAGTAGAAAAAGCTATGCGCGAATCGCACATAGCTTTATCTTAACAACTACGATTACAAATAAAAGATTAGAACGTCGTGGTCTAATATCAATGACCGAATATTATTTATCTGTTAGATAA
- a CDS encoding GNAT family N-acetyltransferase: MEFKLKNITLRTVVVDDLKEVARIWNFEKGEITLEEAKEAIEWMNKNHKLNQLHKIEHLCFAIFENNTRKIIGWCGLDGRYENTVKIFYLIDKDYRRRGYATECSKKLLEYGFLNMEVERIEGECAIDNIGSQKVLEKLKMKKVINEQKKESHHYFMTYKDYINLY; this comes from the coding sequence ATGGAATTTAAACTTAAAAATATTACACTTAGAACAGTAGTAGTTGATGATTTAAAAGAAGTTGCAAGAATATGGAACTTTGAAAAAGGAGAAATTACATTAGAAGAAGCAAAAGAAGCAATTGAGTGGATGAATAAAAATCATAAGTTAAATCAACTACATAAGATTGAACATCTGTGTTTTGCTATATTTGAAAATAATACCAGAAAAATAATTGGTTGGTGTGGTTTAGATGGCAGATATGAAAATACTGTTAAGATATTTTATTTAATTGATAAAGATTATAGAAGACGTGGTTATGCAACAGAGTGTTCGAAAAAGCTATTAGAGTATGGTTTTTTAAATATGGAAGTTGAAAGAATTGAGGGAGAATGTGCTATAGACAATATTGGATCACAAAAAGTACTTGAGAAATTAAAAATGAAAAAAGTTATCAATGAACAAAAAAAGGAGTCACATCATTATTTTATGACTTATAAAGACTATATAAATCTTTATTAG
- a CDS encoding PRD domain-containing protein, translated as MRNYEIKKILSNNVVLVKEGKHNYILVGKGIGFGKKKGQTLEDNDIIEQSFISLDNLNQHEQKTFINEVDSVVFEISKDIVEFANKKLGETLNPKIHLGLIDHINYAMKRINEGIEIVNPFLNETKVLYPEEYKIAEKAIEMLSKHYKIEIPEAEIGFITLHIYGGRDNRSKTEALKHTKLIKDITKYVERRLGIDFSKSPFNYSRFIIHLKALINRIEMGETVDTNITDSLKNEFTLEFSLAKSIVKMIEHSLKKEVSANEIGYITLHLGRLKHLK; from the coding sequence ATGAGAAATTATGAGATAAAAAAAATATTAAGTAATAATGTAGTCCTTGTTAAAGAGGGAAAACATAATTATATCTTAGTAGGAAAAGGGATTGGATTTGGAAAAAAGAAAGGACAAACACTTGAAGATAACGATATAATTGAACAAAGTTTTATATCATTAGATAATTTAAATCAACACGAGCAAAAGACCTTTATTAATGAAGTTGATTCAGTGGTATTTGAGATATCAAAAGATATCGTTGAATTTGCAAACAAAAAGTTAGGTGAAACCCTAAATCCTAAGATACATCTGGGATTAATTGATCATATTAATTATGCGATGAAGCGTATTAATGAGGGAATTGAGATAGTTAATCCTTTCTTAAATGAAACAAAGGTTTTATATCCTGAAGAATACAAAATAGCAGAAAAAGCTATTGAGATGTTATCAAAACATTATAAAATTGAAATTCCTGAAGCTGAGATTGGTTTTATAACTTTACATATTTATGGGGGGAGAGATAATCGTTCAAAAACAGAGGCTTTAAAACATACAAAATTGATTAAAGATATTACTAAATATGTTGAAAGGCGTTTAGGAATTGATTTTTCTAAGAGTCCTTTTAATTATTCTCGCTTTATTATTCATTTAAAAGCTTTGATAAATCGCATCGAAATGGGAGAAACCGTAGATACCAATATTACTGATTCCTTAAAAAATGAATTCACTTTAGAATTCTCATTAGCAAAATCAATTGTGAAAATGATAGAACATTCATTAAAAAAAGAAGTATCAGCTAATGAAATAGGATATATCACATTACATTTAGGACGATTAAAACACTTAAAATAA
- the ptsG gene encoding glucose-specific PTS transporter subunit IIBC, with the protein MSGLFGILQRIGRAIMLPIALLPAAGILLGVGIALQEEALLDLLPFFNTYWIEKIATIMSSSGQIVFNNIPLLFAVGIAVGLSKGDGVAALAALIGYLIMNTTIGVILDIDMEMVLDKNNPLYALTLGIPTIQTGVFGGIIVGVLAAYLYNRFYKIDLPVYLGFFSGKRFVPIVTAVASVFLGIVMSFIWPTFQNWLNLLSRNVIETNETLSAFFFGIFERSLVPLGLHHIFYSPFWYEFGSYITSTGEIVRGDQRIFFAQLADNVELTAGTYMTGKFPFMMFGLPAAALAMYHEAKPQNKKFVSGIYVSAALTSFLTGITEPLEFIFLFVAPFLYVIHILFAGLSFMVMQLLNVKIGMTFSGGLIDFLLFGVIQGKTDWWWVIIVGLILAVIYYFGFRFAIRRFDIQVTGRESNRKKKNKDVDNTTYHLNAEQIINALGGAQNIVHIDSCITRLRIELNDISIVQKEKIKDLGASGLLVIGNNLQIVFGTKSNIIKTEICNIIGHKKEELRSFIAPMSGTLIQLKHVPDEVFSQKLMGEGFAIIPNDGDVVSPINGKVESIFPTKHAIGLVDENQNKILIHIGIDTIHLKGEGFELFVEEGSNVKKGDLLVRLDLFRIRDKVPTLITPIIIESKDDTPINIEEGIVVTKGEKFYFKT; encoded by the coding sequence ATTAGTGGTTTATTTGGCATATTACAAAGAATTGGACGAGCGATTATGCTGCCTATAGCCTTATTACCAGCAGCAGGAATTTTATTAGGTGTAGGAATAGCCTTACAGGAGGAAGCTCTATTAGATTTATTACCATTTTTTAATACTTATTGGATAGAGAAGATAGCGACCATTATGTCTTCATCGGGTCAAATTGTATTTAATAACATACCCTTACTCTTCGCTGTTGGGATTGCAGTTGGTTTATCAAAAGGGGATGGTGTTGCAGCTCTTGCTGCTCTAATTGGTTATTTAATTATGAATACAACCATTGGAGTCATCCTTGATATTGACATGGAGATGGTACTTGATAAAAATAATCCATTGTATGCCTTAACCTTAGGGATTCCAACCATACAGACAGGGGTTTTTGGTGGAATTATTGTTGGTGTGTTAGCAGCATATCTATACAATCGATTTTATAAGATTGATTTACCTGTTTATCTAGGTTTTTTTTCTGGTAAACGATTTGTCCCAATTGTAACAGCAGTAGCAAGTGTTTTTTTAGGAATTGTTATGTCCTTTATTTGGCCAACCTTTCAAAATTGGTTAAACTTATTATCAAGGAATGTAATTGAGACGAATGAAACATTATCAGCATTCTTTTTTGGAATCTTTGAAAGAAGTCTTGTACCATTGGGGTTACATCATATTTTTTATTCACCATTTTGGTACGAATTTGGGTCTTATATAACTAGTACAGGTGAGATTGTTCGAGGCGATCAACGTATCTTTTTTGCTCAGTTAGCTGATAATGTTGAATTAACTGCTGGTACTTATATGACAGGAAAGTTTCCATTTATGATGTTTGGTTTACCAGCAGCAGCATTAGCGATGTATCATGAAGCAAAACCACAAAATAAAAAATTTGTTTCTGGCATCTATGTTTCAGCAGCTTTAACTTCATTTTTAACTGGAATTACTGAACCACTTGAATTTATCTTCTTGTTTGTCGCGCCATTTTTATATGTTATCCACATCTTGTTTGCAGGACTATCCTTTATGGTTATGCAACTATTAAATGTAAAGATTGGGATGACATTCTCTGGTGGGTTAATTGACTTTTTATTATTTGGTGTTATTCAAGGCAAAACCGACTGGTGGTGGGTGATTATTGTTGGATTAATTCTAGCAGTAATTTATTACTTTGGATTTCGTTTTGCGATTAGAAGATTTGATATTCAGGTTACAGGACGGGAGTCAAATCGTAAGAAGAAAAACAAAGATGTGGATAACACAACTTATCATCTAAATGCTGAACAAATTATTAATGCACTGGGTGGAGCTCAAAACATCGTTCATATTGATTCCTGTATTACCAGATTAAGAATTGAATTAAATGATATTAGTATCGTACAAAAAGAGAAAATTAAAGATTTAGGGGCTAGTGGATTATTAGTTATAGGAAATAATCTACAGATTGTCTTTGGAACAAAATCAAATATTATCAAAACAGAAATATGCAATATCATTGGTCATAAGAAAGAAGAATTGCGCTCATTTATTGCGCCTATGAGCGGGACTTTAATTCAACTAAAACATGTACCAGATGAAGTCTTTTCACAAAAACTAATGGGAGAAGGTTTTGCGATTATTCCAAATGATGGTGATGTGGTATCACCAATCAATGGTAAAGTCGAGAGTATTTTTCCTACAAAACACGCAATTGGATTAGTAGATGAGAATCAGAATAAAATTTTGATCCATATTGGAATAGATACGATTCATCTTAAGGGTGAAGGATTTGAATTGTTTGTTGAAGAGGGCTCAAATGTTAAAAAAGGCGATTTACTAGTAAGATTAGATTTATTTCGTATTCGTGATAAAGTCCCAACACTAATTACTCCAATTATAATTGAAAGTAAAGATGATACTCCCATAAATATTGAAGAAGGGATTGTTGTCACAAAAGGTGAAAAATTTTATTTTAAAACCTAA
- a CDS encoding sugar-binding protein, which translates to MKKILSIFAVLFAVVALTACGKKEDVNIGIVLPTKEEPRWVQDEARFKEALKDTDYSVEVLFSQGSSAKEKENVEALLTKGIDVLIICAHDGSAAASAVELAKEDGVKVIAYDRLITDTDAVDYYITFDSISVGEAQAQYLVAAAGDALVADASLPLFLYAGAASDNNAFLFFEGAFKVLQPYIENGAFEVQNYKGSVDLTKETLTRSEMADVLGVITTNWDFADAKDLAEANLTGYTGGADTYILAPNDGTSRYIADVFAADEAIDSYVITGQDAEKASIQYIIEGKQSMTVFKDVRELVKGAINMATNILEGKTINTDGTYNNNEIDVPAVQVEVVVVEQSNVKAKLIDTGYYAETDFTWPKS; encoded by the coding sequence ATGAAAAAGATATTATCAATTTTTGCTGTTTTATTTGCAGTTGTAGCATTAACTGCATGTGGTAAAAAAGAAGATGTGAATATTGGGATTGTATTACCAACTAAAGAAGAACCAAGATGGGTTCAAGATGAGGCAAGATTTAAAGAAGCTTTAAAAGATACTGATTATTCAGTTGAAGTTTTATTTAGTCAAGGAAGTTCAGCAAAAGAAAAAGAAAATGTTGAAGCTTTATTAACTAAAGGAATAGATGTATTAATAATTTGTGCACATGATGGTTCTGCTGCAGCATCAGCTGTAGAATTAGCTAAAGAAGATGGTGTTAAAGTAATTGCTTATGACCGTTTAATCACAGATACAGATGCAGTTGATTACTATATTACTTTCGATAGTATTTCAGTAGGGGAAGCGCAAGCTCAATACTTAGTAGCTGCTGCTGGAGACGCATTAGTAGCTGATGCTTCATTACCATTATTCTTATATGCTGGTGCAGCTAGTGACAATAATGCTTTCTTATTCTTTGAAGGTGCTTTCAAAGTATTACAACCATACATTGAAAATGGAGCATTTGAAGTTCAAAACTACAAAGGAAGTGTAGATTTAACGAAAGAAACATTAACAAGATCTGAAATGGCTGATGTTTTAGGTGTTATCACAACAAATTGGGATTTCGCTGATGCAAAAGATTTAGCAGAAGCTAACCTAACAGGATATACTGGTGGTGCTGATACTTATATCTTAGCTCCAAATGATGGAACTTCTCGTTATATCGCAGATGTATTCGCTGCTGATGAAGCAATTGATAGCTATGTAATCACAGGACAAGATGCTGAAAAAGCTTCTATTCAATATATCATTGAAGGAAAACAAAGCATGACAGTATTTAAAGATGTTCGTGAGTTAGTTAAAGGTGCTATTAATATGGCGACTAATATTTTAGAAGGTAAAACAATTAACACAGATGGAACTTACAACAATAATGAAATCGATGTTCCAGCTGTACAAGTTGAAGTTGTTGTTGTTGAACAAAGTAATGTTAAAGCTAAATTAATCGATACAGGTTACTATGCTGAAACAGATTTTACTTGGCCTAAATCATAG
- a CDS encoding ATP-binding cassette domain-containing protein — protein sequence MSKTLLEMKNITKKFPGVKALDNVNFKVKEGEIHCLVGENGAGKSTLMKVLSGVHPYGSYDGDIILNGEIQRFGRISDSEKVGIAIIYQELALVPELSVYENIFLGHEICSNKIVNWNETIIRAKEELAKVKLNINPNVKIKELGVGKQQLVEIAKALSKDVKLLILDEPTAALNEDDSENLLQLLKELKNQGVTSIMISHKLKEVLAIADTVTVLRDGQTICSMDKEKDAITENAIIKNMVGREIKDIYPKRKDVKIGEMNLEVKNWNVFDKTGRQLIKNANLNVKKGEIIGIAGLMGAGRTELALSLFGNPNGYKVSGQTFIEGNVVKLKNPNQAIKAGLAYVSEDRKGNGLILINDIKENISVANLNGLAKSGMINKNEEIKVAEYYKESFKIKTPSINQQVNNLSGGNQQKVSLSKWLFTNPNILILDEPTRGIDVGAKFEIYSIMNELVHKGMSIIMISSELPEVLGMSDRVYVMSEGNITGELTIEEANQEVIMELATQGG from the coding sequence ATGTCAAAAACACTTTTAGAGATGAAAAATATAACGAAAAAATTCCCAGGTGTCAAAGCTTTAGACAATGTTAATTTTAAAGTTAAAGAAGGAGAAATCCATTGTCTAGTTGGGGAAAATGGTGCTGGGAAGTCTACACTAATGAAAGTATTAAGTGGTGTCCATCCATATGGAAGTTATGATGGTGACATTATTTTAAATGGAGAAATTCAAAGGTTTGGACGAATTAGTGACAGTGAAAAAGTAGGGATAGCAATTATTTATCAGGAGCTAGCTTTAGTACCGGAGTTATCAGTTTATGAGAATATTTTTTTAGGACATGAAATCTGTTCTAATAAAATTGTCAATTGGAATGAAACGATTATCCGTGCAAAAGAAGAATTAGCAAAAGTAAAACTAAATATCAACCCGAATGTAAAAATAAAAGAATTAGGTGTTGGAAAACAGCAGCTAGTTGAAATCGCAAAAGCATTAAGTAAAGATGTTAAGTTATTAATTCTTGATGAACCAACCGCAGCACTTAATGAAGATGATAGTGAAAATCTACTACAATTATTAAAAGAACTTAAGAACCAAGGGGTTACATCAATTATGATTAGTCATAAGTTGAAAGAAGTATTAGCGATTGCTGATACAGTAACTGTACTAAGAGATGGACAAACAATTTGTTCTATGGATAAAGAAAAAGATGCCATTACTGAAAATGCCATCATTAAAAACATGGTAGGTCGAGAAATAAAAGATATTTATCCTAAACGTAAAGATGTCAAAATTGGTGAGATGAATTTAGAAGTGAAAAATTGGAATGTCTTTGATAAGACAGGAAGACAATTGATTAAAAACGCCAATTTAAATGTTAAAAAAGGTGAAATTATCGGTATTGCTGGTTTAATGGGAGCAGGAAGAACAGAGTTAGCACTTAGTTTATTCGGAAATCCTAATGGTTATAAAGTTTCTGGACAAACATTTATTGAAGGAAATGTAGTTAAACTTAAAAATCCAAATCAAGCAATTAAAGCTGGACTAGCTTATGTTTCAGAAGACCGTAAAGGTAATGGTTTAATTTTGATAAACGATATTAAAGAAAATATCTCTGTAGCGAATTTAAATGGATTAGCTAAATCAGGTATGATCAATAAAAATGAAGAAATTAAAGTTGCAGAATATTATAAAGAATCATTTAAAATTAAGACCCCATCAATTAATCAACAAGTTAATAATTTAAGTGGTGGGAATCAACAAAAGGTTTCCCTAAGTAAATGGTTATTTACTAATCCAAATATTTTAATCCTAGATGAACCAACTCGAGGAATTGATGTTGGAGCAAAATTTGAAATATATTCTATTATGAATGAACTTGTTCATAAGGGAATGAGTATAATAATGATTTCATCTGAATTACCTGAAGTGCTAGGTATGAGTGATCGCGTCTATGTTATGAGTGAAGGTAATATCACAGGTGAATTAACGATAGAAGAAGCTAATCAAGAAGTAATAATGGAATTAGCTACACAAGGAGGTTAA
- a CDS encoding sugar ABC transporter permease: MKNIINTIKPNIREYGMYIALITIWVFFDMFTGGLFLSSRNMNNLFLQTGYIAVLGIGVTLVIIIRHIDLSIGFGSGFLGAIAVSLLINSFFPLPIFIVIPLVLVLGVVVGLFNGFLISFVKIPSFVATLAGMLIFRGGLLLVTKSETLLPKNDVLQAIGSGYIWSFGKVGEYHLLTLIIGLLGIGLIFFMSMLTRTKKQRYGFEVASLPLFIIKMAVMSGAILYITLKLAEYKGLSWTVVIVLIVTIIYHLMTNHTVIGRHIYAVGGNPEAAKLSGISVQKITLYVFGSMGLLTALSGILFTARLNSVGPQAGEMFELDAIAAAYIGGVSAAGGVGKVTGAIIGALVMASLSNGMNLMNVGISWQYVIRGSVLVTAVIFDVMTRNMKVSN, translated from the coding sequence ATGAAAAATATAATAAATACAATTAAGCCTAATATACGTGAATATGGGATGTATATTGCGCTTATTACAATCTGGGTATTCTTTGATATGTTTACAGGTGGTTTATTCTTATCATCCAGAAATATGAATAATCTATTCTTGCAAACAGGTTACATCGCTGTATTAGGGATTGGTGTAACATTAGTTATTATCATTCGTCACATCGATTTATCAATTGGGTTTGGATCAGGATTTTTAGGTGCGATTGCAGTATCGTTACTTATTAACTCATTCTTTCCACTACCAATTTTTATTGTAATTCCTTTAGTATTAGTACTAGGGGTAGTTGTAGGGTTGTTTAATGGATTTTTAATCTCTTTTGTTAAGATTCCATCGTTTGTAGCAACCTTAGCAGGAATGTTAATCTTCCGTGGTGGATTATTACTTGTAACAAAAAGTGAGACACTATTACCAAAAAATGATGTCTTACAAGCAATTGGATCAGGTTATATTTGGTCATTTGGAAAAGTTGGGGAATACCATTTATTAACGCTTATAATTGGATTATTAGGAATTGGTCTGATATTTTTTATGAGTATGTTAACAAGAACGAAAAAACAACGATATGGATTTGAAGTAGCATCCTTACCATTATTTATTATAAAGATGGCAGTTATGTCTGGAGCTATTTTGTACATTACATTAAAATTAGCAGAATATAAAGGATTATCTTGGACAGTAGTTATCGTATTAATCGTAACGATTATCTATCACTTGATGACAAATCACACAGTAATTGGACGTCATATCTATGCTGTTGGTGGAAACCCTGAAGCTGCAAAATTATCTGGTATAAGTGTACAAAAGATTACATTGTATGTATTTGGATCAATGGGATTACTAACTGCTTTATCAGGTATCTTATTTACAGCCCGTCTTAATTCAGTTGGACCACAAGCGGGTGAAATGTTTGAATTAGATGCAATTGCTGCTGCCTACATTGGTGGGGTATCTGCTGCAGGTGGTGTTGGTAAAGTAACAGGTGCAATTATTGGAGCACTTGTAATGGCATCATTATCAAATGGGATGAACCTTATGAATGTGGGAATCAGTTGGCAATATGTCATTCGTGGATCAGTCTTAGTAACAGCAGTTATATTTGATGTTATGACAAGAAATATGAAAGTTTCTAATTAG